One window of Streptomyces sp. SUK 48 genomic DNA carries:
- a CDS encoding glycoside hydrolase family 6 protein encodes MTLNAPTASAATARVDNPYAGATGYVNPEWSANAAAEPGGSAVANTPTAVWLDSISTIQGASGRMGLRAHLDKAVSQGANLITLVIYDLPGRDCAALASNGELGPTDIGRYETDYIDPIAKILADPAYANLRIVNIVEPDSLPNLVTNAGGTDGSTSQCQTMKANGNYETGVGYALNHLGAIPNVYNYIDAGHHGWLGWDSNLGPSADEFYKAANTAGATVNDVQGFIVNTANYSATVEPNFKVTDSVNGTTVRQSKWVDWNQYVDEQSYAQALRTTLVSKGFSSGIGMLIDTSRNGWGGSARPTGPGPTTSVDDYVNGARIDRRIHAGNWCNQSGAGLGERPTAAPASGIDAYVWVKPPGESDGASQPIDNGEGKGFDQMCDPTYTGNARNGNNPTGALPNAPLAGHWFSAQFQQLLKNAYPPVSGGGGGGTDTTAPSAPTGLVVSGTTSSSVSLKWSASTDNVGVTGYDVYRGSTKVGSSTSTSYTDSGLSASTAYSYTVKAKDAAGNVSAASGAVTATTAASGGGGGNPGTGAVKVQYKNNDSSPTDNQIKPGLRVVNTGNSPVDLSKVTIRYYFTGDGGASGFSTSCDYAAVGCSNVTQKVVALSSPKSGADHYVEISFTSGAGSLAAGANTGDIQSRINKSDWSNFSESDDYSYATNTAYADTTKVTAYVGGTLANGIEP; translated from the coding sequence ATGACGCTCAACGCGCCGACCGCCTCGGCCGCCACCGCCCGGGTGGACAACCCCTATGCGGGCGCCACGGGTTATGTGAACCCGGAGTGGTCCGCCAACGCTGCCGCCGAGCCCGGCGGCAGCGCGGTCGCCAACACGCCGACCGCGGTATGGCTGGACAGCATCTCGACCATCCAGGGCGCAAGCGGCCGGATGGGCCTGCGCGCCCACCTCGACAAGGCCGTGTCCCAGGGCGCCAACCTGATCACGCTGGTCATCTACGACCTGCCGGGCCGGGATTGCGCCGCGCTCGCCTCCAACGGCGAGCTGGGCCCCACCGACATCGGCCGGTACGAGACCGACTACATCGACCCGATCGCCAAGATCCTCGCGGACCCGGCCTACGCCAATCTGCGGATCGTCAACATCGTCGAGCCCGACTCGCTGCCGAACCTGGTCACCAACGCGGGCGGCACCGACGGCTCGACGTCGCAGTGCCAGACGATGAAGGCGAACGGCAACTACGAGACCGGCGTCGGCTACGCGCTGAACCACCTGGGAGCGATTCCGAACGTCTACAACTACATCGACGCCGGCCACCACGGCTGGCTGGGCTGGGACTCCAACCTCGGCCCGTCCGCCGACGAGTTCTACAAGGCGGCCAACACCGCCGGTGCCACGGTCAACGACGTGCAGGGCTTCATCGTCAACACGGCCAACTACTCGGCGACCGTGGAGCCCAACTTCAAGGTGACCGACTCCGTCAACGGCACGACGGTGCGCCAGTCGAAGTGGGTGGACTGGAACCAGTACGTCGACGAGCAGTCCTACGCCCAGGCGCTGCGCACCACGCTGGTGTCGAAGGGCTTCAGCTCCGGCATCGGCATGCTGATCGACACCTCCCGCAACGGCTGGGGCGGTTCCGCCCGGCCGACCGGCCCCGGCCCGACGACCTCCGTGGACGACTACGTCAACGGCGCCCGGATCGACCGCCGCATCCACGCGGGCAACTGGTGCAACCAGAGCGGTGCCGGCCTCGGCGAGCGGCCGACCGCGGCCCCGGCCAGCGGGATCGACGCCTACGTATGGGTCAAGCCCCCGGGTGAGTCGGACGGCGCGAGCCAGCCCATCGACAACGGCGAGGGCAAGGGCTTCGACCAGATGTGCGACCCGACCTACACGGGCAACGCGCGCAACGGCAACAACCCGACCGGTGCCCTGCCGAACGCCCCGCTGGCCGGCCACTGGTTCTCCGCCCAGTTCCAGCAGCTGCTCAAGAACGCCTACCCGCCCGTCTCCGGCGGTGGCGGTGGCGGTACGGATACGACCGCGCCGTCCGCGCCGACGGGTCTGGTGGTGTCGGGGACGACCAGTTCGAGTGTGTCGTTGAAGTGGTCGGCGTCGACGGACAACGTGGGGGTGACCGGGTACGACGTGTACCGGGGGTCCACGAAGGTCGGCAGCTCCACGTCGACGTCGTACACGGACAGCGGTCTGAGCGCGTCGACGGCGTATTCGTACACGGTGAAGGCGAAGGACGCGGCGGGCAATGTGTCGGCGGCCTCCGGCGCGGTGACGGCGACCACGGCGGCGAGTGGCGGTGGCGGCGGTAACCCGGGCACGGGCGCGGTCAAGGTGCAGTACAAGAACAACGACAGCTCCCCGACCGACAACCAGATCAAGCCGGGGCTGCGAGTCGTCAACACGGGCAATTCCCCGGTGGATCTGTCGAAGGTGACGATCCGCTACTACTTCACCGGTGACGGTGGCGCGTCCGGCTTCTCGACCTCGTGCGACTACGCGGCCGTCGGCTGCTCAAACGTCACGCAGAAGGTCGTCGCGCTGTCCTCGCCGAAGTCCGGTGCGGACCACTATGTCGAGATCAGCTTCACGTCCGGCGCGGGCTCCCTCGCGGCGGGTGCGAACACGGGTGACATCCAGAGCCGGATCAACAAGAGCGACTGGTCCAACTTCAGCGAGAGCGACGACTACAGCTACGCGACCAACACCGCCTACGCCGATACGACGAAGGTGACCGCCTACGTCGGCGGCACCCTCGCGAACGGCATCGAACCGTAA
- a CDS encoding cellulase family glycosylhydrolase has protein sequence MRPADLGPPRRYTAMGVVAAILLALLAAVTGTAPARAAGTAGAGYWHTSGRQILDANGNSVRIAGINWFGFETDNHVVHGLWSRDYKNMLDQIAATGYNTLRIPYSDDIFKSGTTPSSIDFSSGKNADLQGLNSLQVLDKIVDYSGQIGLKVILDRHRPDSSGQSALWYTSSVPESTWIADLKSIASRYANNPTVVGIDLHNEPHDPACWGCGDTTVDWRLAAQRGGDAVLSANPNMLIFVEGVQTYNGDSTWWGGNLEGAGTYPVQLDVADRVVYSAHDYATSVSNQPWFSDPSFPGNMPGIWDKHWGYLFKNNIAPVWVGEFGTTLQSTTDQTWLKALVDYLRPTSQYGGDSFQWTFWCWNPDSGDTGGILKDDWQTVDTAKDGYLASVKAPGFGSGGGGGGGTDTTAPSAPTGLVVSGTTASSVSLKWSASTDNVGVTGYDVYRGSTKVGSSTSTSYTDSGLSASTAYSYTVKAKDAAGNVSAASGAVTATTSASGGGGGNPGTGAVKAQYKNNDSAPTDNQIKPGLRVVNTGNSAVDLSKVTIRYYFTGDGGASGFSTSCDYAAVGCSNVTQKVVALSSPKSGADHYVEIGFTSGAGTLAAGANTGDIQSRINKSDWSNFSESDDYSYATNTAYADASKVTVYVGGTLANGIEP, from the coding sequence ATGAGACCTGCGGACCTGGGCCCACCTCGGCGGTATACGGCCATGGGCGTCGTGGCCGCGATCCTGCTCGCCCTGCTGGCCGCCGTGACGGGTACGGCGCCCGCGCGGGCGGCGGGCACGGCGGGAGCGGGCTACTGGCACACCAGCGGCCGTCAGATCCTGGACGCGAACGGCAACTCGGTGCGCATCGCCGGGATCAACTGGTTCGGGTTCGAGACCGACAACCACGTGGTCCACGGCCTGTGGTCCCGGGATTACAAGAACATGCTCGACCAGATCGCCGCGACCGGATACAACACGCTCCGCATCCCGTATTCCGACGACATCTTCAAGTCCGGCACGACGCCGTCCAGCATCGACTTCTCCAGCGGCAAGAACGCCGACCTCCAGGGGCTCAACTCCCTTCAGGTCCTGGACAAGATCGTGGACTACTCGGGGCAGATCGGCCTGAAGGTCATCCTCGACCGGCACCGGCCGGACTCCAGCGGCCAGAGCGCCCTGTGGTACACGAGCAGCGTCCCGGAGTCGACCTGGATCGCCGACCTCAAGTCGATCGCGAGCCGCTATGCGAACAACCCCACGGTCGTCGGCATCGACCTGCACAACGAGCCGCATGATCCGGCCTGTTGGGGCTGTGGTGACACGACCGTCGACTGGCGGCTCGCGGCCCAGCGCGGCGGCGACGCGGTGTTGTCGGCCAACCCCAACATGCTGATCTTCGTGGAGGGCGTCCAGACCTACAACGGCGACTCCACCTGGTGGGGCGGCAACCTGGAGGGCGCCGGCACCTACCCGGTCCAGCTCGATGTGGCCGACCGCGTGGTCTACTCGGCCCACGACTACGCCACCAGCGTCTCCAACCAGCCCTGGTTCAGCGACCCGTCCTTCCCGGGCAACATGCCGGGGATCTGGGACAAGCACTGGGGATACCTCTTCAAGAACAACATCGCCCCCGTCTGGGTCGGCGAGTTCGGTACGACGCTCCAGTCGACCACCGACCAGACCTGGCTGAAGGCCCTCGTCGACTACCTCCGCCCGACCTCGCAGTACGGCGGGGACAGCTTCCAGTGGACCTTCTGGTGCTGGAACCCCGACTCCGGTGACACCGGCGGCATCCTCAAGGACGACTGGCAGACGGTCGACACCGCCAAGGACGGCTACCTGGCATCCGTCAAGGCCCCAGGCTTTGGCTCCGGCGGCGGTGGCGGCGGCGGTACGGATACGACCGCGCCGTCCGCGCCGACGGGTCTGGTGGTGTCGGGGACGACGGCTTCGAGTGTGTCGTTGAAGTGGTCGGCGTCGACGGACAACGTGGGGGTGACCGGGTACGACGTGTACCGGGGGTCCACGAAGGTCGGCAGCAGCACGTCCACGTCGTACACGGACAGCGGACTGTCCGCCTCGACCGCGTATTCGTACACCGTGAAGGCGAAGGACGCGGCGGGCAACGTCTCGGCGGCCTCCGGCGCGGTGACGGCGACGACCTCGGCCTCCGGGGGCGGCGGTGGCAATCCCGGCACGGGTGCGGTGAAGGCGCAGTACAAGAACAACGACTCCGCGCCGACCGACAATCAGATCAAGCCGGGGCTGCGGGTCGTCAACACGGGGAATTCCGCGGTGGATCTGTCGAAGGTGACGATTCGCTACTACTTCACCGGTGACGGTGGCGCGTCCGGCTTCTCGACCTCGTGCGACTACGCGGCCGTCGGCTGCTCAAACGTCACGCAAAAGGTCGTCGCGCTGTCCTCGCCGAAGTCCGGCGCGGACCACTACGTGGAGATCGGGTTCACCTCCGGCGCCGGCACTCTCGCGGCGGGTGCGAACACCGGGGACATCCAGAGCCGGATCAACAAGAGCGACTGGTCCAACTTCAGCGAGAGCGACGACTACAGCTACGCGACCAACACCGCCTACGCGGATGCGTCGAAGGTGACCGTCTATGTCGGCGGCACCCTCGCGAACGGCATCGAACCCTGA
- a CDS encoding LacI family DNA-binding transcriptional regulator → MVTGKSAMTTGEGRGGRPTLEMVAARAGVGRGTVSRVVNGSPHVSAQARAAVEAAIAELGYVPNRAARALAADRTDAVALVIPESETRLGAEPYFLDIVRGVSTELADTDMQLLLTLIRTPRERQRLGQHLAARRVDGVLLVSVHENDPLPSLLERLRVPTVLNGRRSEREWMSYVDADNVGGARSAAEHLLARGRRTVATITGPLDMYVARCRLDGYTQAMNSAGLGGDTALVAHGDFTEEGGRAAMLTLLERYPGLDAVFAASDVMASGALHVLRQSGRRVPEDVALIGFDDSAVARHADPPLTSVRQPTEEMGRTMARVLLEEIESRNGIRRHVVLSTDLVVRESA, encoded by the coding sequence ATGGTGACGGGCAAGAGCGCGATGACTACGGGCGAGGGGCGGGGCGGCCGGCCGACGCTGGAGATGGTCGCCGCGCGGGCCGGGGTCGGGCGGGGCACGGTCTCGCGGGTGGTCAACGGCTCCCCGCATGTCAGCGCCCAGGCGCGGGCGGCGGTGGAGGCGGCGATCGCCGAGCTGGGGTACGTGCCCAACCGTGCCGCCCGCGCGCTGGCCGCCGACCGCACGGATGCCGTCGCCCTGGTCATCCCCGAATCGGAGACCAGGCTCGGTGCCGAGCCGTACTTCCTGGACATCGTGCGCGGTGTGAGCACCGAACTCGCCGACACGGACATGCAGTTGCTGCTCACCCTGATCCGTACCCCGCGCGAACGCCAGCGCCTGGGCCAGCACCTGGCGGCCCGCCGCGTCGACGGCGTGCTGCTGGTGTCCGTGCACGAGAACGACCCGCTGCCCAGCCTGCTGGAGCGGCTGCGGGTGCCGACCGTGCTGAACGGCCGGCGCTCGGAGCGGGAGTGGATGTCGTACGTCGACGCGGACAACGTGGGCGGCGCGCGGTCGGCCGCCGAGCATCTGCTCGCGCGGGGCCGGCGGACCGTCGCCACCATCACCGGCCCGCTGGACATGTATGTCGCCCGCTGCCGGCTCGACGGCTACACCCAGGCGATGAACTCCGCGGGCCTCGGCGGCGATACCGCGCTGGTGGCCCACGGCGACTTCACCGAGGAGGGCGGCCGCGCGGCCATGCTCACCCTGCTGGAGCGGTACCCCGGCCTCGACGCCGTCTTCGCCGCCTCCGACGTCATGGCCAGCGGCGCCCTGCACGTCCTGCGCCAGTCGGGGCGGCGGGTGCCCGAGGACGTGGCCCTGATCGGCTTCGACGACTCCGCGGTGGCCCGGCACGCCGATCCGCCGCTCACCAGCGTGCGCCAGCCGACCGAGGAGATGGGCCGCACCATGGCGCGGGTGCTGCTGGAGGAGATCGAGTCCCGCAACGGCATCCGTCGCCATGTGGTGCTCTCCACGGACCTGGTGGTGCGCGAGTCCGCCTGA
- a CDS encoding MFS transporter: protein MTATDHENPVDPVDPAAVRRHRMLFRAIEKRRNPKLRRSDITVTEEPAVKRATKAAALGNAMEWYDFGIYSYLAATLGKVFFPSGNHTAQLLSTFATFAVAFLVRPVGGMVLGPLGDKIGRKTILALTMIMMAIGTFAIGLIPSHATIGFWAPALLIFFRLVQGFSTGGEYGGASTFIAEYAPDKRRGYFGSFLEFGTLAGYVGASGLVVALTSLLSDDQMLHWGWRVPFLVAAPLGFIGLYLRLKLDETPAFQKLEGGQAKATEAADAVETSAAADLGKIFTRYWRPLLLCVALVAAYNITDYMLLSYMPTYLSDELGYDTNHGLLILLIVMVLQMCVINQVGRLSDRFGRKPLLMTGMLGFLVLSVPSFLLIRQGDIVLITLGLLLMGLSLVAMLGTMSAALPAIFPTHVRYGSLSVAYNFSASLFGGTTPLVITALIGVFHTNLVPAFYAVGAAAVGIIAVLCMKETANKPLDGSPPSVESEAEAAELVRAQSPDPKF, encoded by the coding sequence ATGACGGCGACTGACCATGAGAATCCGGTGGATCCGGTGGATCCCGCCGCGGTCAGGCGCCACCGGATGCTCTTTCGCGCCATCGAGAAGCGACGCAACCCGAAGCTGCGCCGCAGCGACATCACGGTGACCGAGGAACCGGCCGTCAAGCGCGCCACGAAGGCGGCCGCCCTCGGTAACGCGATGGAGTGGTACGACTTTGGTATCTACAGCTATCTGGCCGCGACCCTGGGCAAGGTCTTCTTCCCCTCGGGCAATCACACCGCCCAGCTGCTGAGCACCTTCGCGACCTTCGCGGTCGCCTTCCTGGTGCGGCCCGTCGGTGGCATGGTCCTCGGGCCGCTCGGCGACAAGATCGGCCGCAAGACGATCCTCGCCCTCACCATGATCATGATGGCGATCGGCACCTTCGCGATCGGCCTGATCCCCTCGCACGCCACGATCGGCTTCTGGGCCCCGGCCCTGCTGATCTTCTTCCGGCTGGTGCAGGGCTTCTCCACCGGTGGTGAGTACGGCGGCGCCTCCACCTTCATCGCGGAGTACGCGCCGGACAAGCGACGCGGTTACTTCGGCAGCTTCCTGGAGTTCGGCACGCTCGCCGGGTACGTCGGGGCGTCCGGCCTCGTCGTCGCCCTGACCAGCCTGCTCAGCGACGACCAGATGCTGCACTGGGGCTGGCGCGTCCCCTTCCTGGTCGCGGCCCCGCTCGGCTTCATCGGTCTGTATCTGCGGCTCAAGCTGGACGAGACGCCCGCCTTCCAGAAGCTGGAGGGCGGCCAGGCCAAGGCGACCGAGGCCGCCGACGCGGTGGAGACCTCCGCCGCCGCCGACCTCGGCAAGATCTTCACCCGCTACTGGCGGCCGCTGCTGCTGTGCGTCGCCCTCGTCGCGGCGTACAACATCACCGACTACATGCTGTTGTCGTACATGCCGACCTATCTGTCCGACGAACTCGGCTACGACACCAATCACGGGCTGCTGATCCTGCTGATCGTGATGGTCCTCCAGATGTGCGTCATCAACCAGGTCGGCCGTCTCTCGGACCGTTTCGGCCGCAAGCCGCTGCTGATGACGGGCATGCTCGGCTTCCTGGTGCTCTCCGTGCCCTCGTTCCTGCTCATCCGGCAGGGCGACATCGTCCTGATCACCCTGGGCCTGCTGCTGATGGGCCTGTCCCTGGTGGCCATGCTCGGCACCATGTCCGCCGCCCTCCCGGCGATCTTCCCGACGCATGTCCGCTACGGCTCCCTCTCGGTCGCCTACAACTTCTCCGCCTCCCTCTTCGGCGGCACCACCCCGCTGGTGATCACGGCCCTGATCGGCGTCTTCCACACCAACCTGGTACCGGCGTTCTACGCCGTGGGCGCGGCGGCCGTGGGTATCATCGCGGTCCTGTGCATGAAGGAGACGGCGAACAAGCCGCTGGACGGCTCCCCGCCCTCGGTGGAGTCGGAGGCCGAGGCCGCCGAACTGGTCAGGGCCCAGTCGCCCGACCCGAAGTTCTGA